A genome region from Corynebacterium uberis includes the following:
- a CDS encoding helix-turn-helix domain-containing protein has protein sequence MTTSKPSRRLSPEECVAIKVNQLLLVHGRTKKDLAEALNMSAVNLGRKVRGKVNWSLSELYTTADFFGVDITDLLPRRIATAGMQETPGTLSRSEGSNLVAGAGFEPTTSGL, from the coding sequence ATGACGACATCCAAACCATCACGCAGGCTCTCGCCTGAAGAGTGTGTCGCCATCAAAGTCAATCAGCTACTGCTTGTGCATGGAAGAACGAAGAAGGATCTCGCCGAAGCTCTCAACATGAGCGCGGTCAACCTTGGACGAAAAGTCCGAGGCAAGGTGAACTGGTCCCTGTCTGAGCTCTATACCACTGCCGACTTTTTTGGCGTTGATATCACTGATTTGCTCCCCCGCCGGATCGCCACTGCGGGCATGCAAGAAACCCCCGGGACGCTTTCGCGTTCCGAGGGTTCCAACTTAGTGGCGGGGGCAGGATTCGAACCTACGACCTCTGGGTTATGA
- a CDS encoding helix-turn-helix domain-containing protein — MLQLSGTDWYTPGEAAAIIPGASTRAVIAWAKRGDLPGCLKLPNGRWQISASAIEAMLRGAVESA, encoded by the coding sequence CTGTTACAACTAAGCGGTACTGACTGGTATACCCCCGGTGAAGCTGCTGCGATCATCCCCGGAGCGAGCACTCGGGCAGTCATCGCTTGGGCGAAGCGGGGCGATCTTCCGGGCTGCCTCAAGCTTCCAAATGGTCGTTGGCAGATCTCGGCAAGCGCAATAGAGGCAATGCTCCGTGGAGCGGTGGAATCGGCATGA
- a CDS encoding HNH endonuclease family protein, with translation MRTRGQWRREAGVRSWLWGAPQALVLALCLLISACATPGAQLLSPPAPGTGQLEAAALLESLPVKGRAPMTGYDRKQFGQAWSDDVTVDFGHNGCDTRNDILRRDLGHAEIKPGTHGCVVLRGILDDPYTGTRIEFQRGAKTSRAVQIDHVVALGNAWATGAQQLDDATRRNLANDPLNLQATDGPTNQKKRAGDAATWMPPNRRYWCEYVTRQITVKARYHLWVTQPEKDALERGLATCTTS, from the coding sequence GTGAGAACCCGGGGACAGTGGCGTCGTGAGGCCGGAGTGCGTTCCTGGTTATGGGGAGCGCCCCAGGCGCTCGTGCTTGCCCTGTGCCTGCTGATCTCCGCCTGCGCTACCCCTGGCGCGCAGCTGCTCAGCCCGCCGGCACCCGGCACAGGCCAACTGGAGGCCGCAGCGCTGCTGGAGTCCCTTCCGGTAAAAGGGCGCGCTCCCATGACCGGATACGACAGGAAGCAATTCGGCCAGGCGTGGTCCGATGACGTGACCGTGGATTTTGGGCACAACGGCTGCGATACTCGCAACGACATCCTGCGCCGGGACCTCGGACACGCTGAGATCAAGCCCGGAACGCACGGGTGCGTGGTGCTGCGGGGGATCTTGGATGATCCGTACACCGGCACTCGCATCGAGTTTCAGCGCGGTGCTAAGACCTCACGGGCGGTTCAGATTGACCACGTGGTGGCCCTGGGCAATGCGTGGGCAACCGGGGCGCAGCAGCTTGACGACGCCACCCGGCGCAACCTGGCCAACGATCCGCTCAACCTGCAAGCCACCGACGGTCCCACGAATCAGAAAAAGCGCGCCGGGGATGCTGCCACGTGGATGCCGCCTAACCGGCGCTACTGGTGTGAATACGTCACTCGGCAGATCACGGTCAAGGCCCGCTACCACCTGTGGGTCACCCAGCCGGAGAAGGATGCGCTGGAGCGCGGCTTGGCAACGTGTACCACCTCCTAG
- a CDS encoding CAP domain-containing protein produces MTKKSLTVRIAAASALLVVAPMVAPVGATAQEGSSDLSFLTDIFGSSAPAAGATEGTATGAAPVSQASSYKGNKVEVEKAQKIFELTNKERTSRGLAPLEFKQDLADGAYDWAKKMDRTQDFTHSHGGYGENLFWFAKQGSPELVVEMWMKSEGHRNNILSPDYKTLGVGVSDSGNGTYAVQRFGV; encoded by the coding sequence ATGACTAAAAAATCACTAACCGTCCGGATTGCTGCGGCGTCAGCGCTGCTGGTCGTGGCGCCTATGGTAGCACCGGTAGGTGCGACGGCGCAGGAGGGCTCCAGCGATTTGAGCTTCCTCACTGACATCTTCGGTTCCTCAGCGCCCGCTGCGGGCGCCACAGAGGGCACTGCGACGGGCGCAGCGCCGGTCTCCCAGGCTTCCTCCTACAAGGGCAACAAGGTCGAGGTAGAGAAGGCTCAGAAGATCTTTGAGCTGACGAATAAGGAGCGTACGAGCCGCGGGCTCGCCCCCCTGGAGTTCAAGCAGGACCTCGCTGACGGGGCCTATGACTGGGCCAAGAAGATGGATCGCACTCAGGACTTCACGCACTCCCACGGTGGCTACGGCGAGAACCTCTTCTGGTTTGCCAAGCAAGGCTCCCCCGAGCTCGTGGTGGAGATGTGGATGAAGTCTGAGGGGCACAGGAACAACATCCTCAGCCCTGACTATAAGACTCTCGGAGTCGGAGTTTCCGATTCCGGTAATGGAACCTATGCGGTGCAGCGCTTCGGCGTTTAG
- the hisN gene encoding histidinol-phosphatase: MTSADLHLAHALADAADALTLPRFQAADLRVDTKPDMTPVSDADLACERTLRDLLAAQRPDDAILGEEFGGTPATSGRQWIIDPIDGTKNYVRGVPVWATLICLLIDAAPAVAVISAPALTRRWWAQRGEGAWSRFNTNDPRRLHVSEVTRLDDASLSFSSLSGWKDKGLRESFVALSDRTWRLRGFGDFWNYCLVAEGAVDIAAEPEVSLWDLAAPSLLVTEAGGRFTSLTGSDGPGHGSALATNGSLHQLALDALQAPQP; encoded by the coding sequence ATGACCAGCGCAGACCTGCACCTTGCCCACGCCCTTGCCGACGCCGCGGATGCCCTCACCCTGCCCAGGTTTCAGGCCGCAGACCTGCGCGTAGACACCAAGCCGGACATGACGCCCGTCTCCGATGCCGACCTCGCCTGCGAGCGCACCCTGCGCGACCTGCTGGCCGCCCAGCGCCCCGATGACGCCATCCTCGGCGAGGAATTCGGCGGCACCCCCGCGACCTCCGGCCGGCAATGGATCATCGACCCCATCGACGGCACCAAAAACTATGTCCGCGGTGTGCCCGTGTGGGCCACCCTCATCTGCCTGCTTATCGACGCCGCCCCCGCCGTCGCCGTCATCTCCGCCCCGGCGCTCACCCGACGGTGGTGGGCACAGCGTGGGGAGGGCGCCTGGTCGCGCTTCAACACCAACGACCCGCGCCGACTTCACGTCTCCGAAGTCACCCGGCTCGATGACGCGTCCCTGTCCTTTTCCTCACTCAGCGGGTGGAAGGACAAGGGCCTGCGCGAATCCTTTGTGGCGCTCAGCGATCGCACGTGGCGGCTGCGCGGCTTCGGTGACTTCTGGAACTACTGCCTGGTCGCCGAAGGCGCAGTGGACATTGCCGCGGAACCAGAAGTCTCCCTCTGGGACCTCGCCGCCCCCAGCCTCCTGGTCACCGAAGCCGGCGGACGCTTCACCTCACTGACCGGATCGGACGGCCCCGGACACGGAAGTGCCCTGGCTACCAACGGCTCCCTTCACCAGCTGGCACTCGACGCCCTCCAGGCCCCACAGCCCTGA
- a CDS encoding inositol monophosphatase family protein, whose protein sequence is MEPMDSSHSSPPSVEAMIDAVTSTFVAARRGDTDAQLAQALVFNAGRLAWRMRSAGVDTDYKTSVSDVVTDADRAAERFVAGALAALRPDDGIVGEEGAAAASTSGRTWVIDPVDGTYNFTRGSDYWCSAVALVRGDAADPDEVIVGAVHRPDMGYTWCGGPEHPTTCDGTPVAGPSAEPLERSAVATYLHPTKLAEAPTRDAWLAVVTQAATLRMLGAASVDLAGIAAGTHGAWFQHSVAPWDWLPGRALVEAAGGTTATVEAGGVTWRIAGGHACVTRIAQLLKEAQ, encoded by the coding sequence ATGGAGCCCATGGATTCGTCCCATTCTTCCCCGCCGTCGGTCGAGGCGATGATCGACGCTGTCACCTCTACCTTTGTCGCCGCCCGCCGTGGAGACACCGACGCCCAGCTCGCCCAGGCACTCGTATTCAACGCCGGGCGGTTGGCGTGGCGGATGCGCTCCGCCGGGGTTGATACTGACTACAAGACCTCAGTATCTGATGTGGTCACCGATGCGGACCGCGCTGCCGAGCGCTTTGTTGCGGGCGCGCTCGCGGCCCTGCGCCCTGACGACGGCATCGTTGGGGAGGAGGGGGCCGCCGCGGCGTCGACAAGCGGAAGAACGTGGGTGATTGACCCCGTGGACGGTACCTACAACTTCACCCGCGGTTCGGATTATTGGTGCAGCGCGGTGGCGCTGGTGCGCGGGGACGCCGCGGATCCGGACGAGGTCATCGTCGGCGCCGTGCACCGGCCCGACATGGGCTACACCTGGTGCGGCGGGCCCGAACACCCCACCACCTGCGACGGCACCCCCGTTGCCGGCCCCTCGGCCGAACCCCTGGAGCGCAGCGCCGTAGCCACCTACCTGCACCCCACCAAGCTCGCCGAGGCTCCCACCCGCGACGCCTGGCTCGCGGTGGTCACCCAAGCGGCGACGCTGCGCATGCTCGGCGCCGCGTCCGTGGACCTGGCTGGCATTGCGGCAGGAACCCACGGGGCCTGGTTCCAACATTCCGTCGCCCCATGGGACTGGCTGCCCGGCCGGGCGCTTGTCGAAGCCGCCGGCGGAACCACCGCGACCGTCGAAGCCGGCGGGGTCACCTGGCGCATCGCCGGCGGCCACGCATGTGTGACCCGCATCGCCCAACTACTCAAGGAAGCTCAATGA
- the prfB gene encoding peptide chain release factor 2, producing the protein MRPEISSELHDLDSTLTTIEKVLDPEEMDERVRELEAQASDPTLWDDPEHAQSVTMELSNVQARLRKIRGLRQRLEDLPVMYELAEEEGEGLDLADAERAELKDAIASLEVTTMLSGEYDQREAVINIRSGAGGVDAADWAEMLMRMYIRWAEKHEHAVDVYDISYAEEAGIKSATFVVHGDYMYGQLSVEQGAHRLVRISPFDNQARRQTSFAEVEVLPVVEQTDHIDIPDADVRVDVFRSSGPGGQSVNTTDSAVRLTHTPTGIVVTCQNEKSQIQNKASAMRVLQAKLLERKRQEERAEMDALGAGGNASWGNQMRSYVLHPYQMVKDLRTGYETGDPSSVLDGNIDELLESGIRWRMAQHSEAEHA; encoded by the coding sequence ATGCGACCAGAAATCTCCTCGGAACTGCATGACCTTGACTCCACTCTCACCACAATTGAAAAGGTGCTTGACCCGGAGGAGATGGATGAGCGGGTCCGCGAACTAGAAGCGCAGGCGTCCGATCCGACGTTGTGGGACGATCCGGAGCACGCCCAATCGGTAACCATGGAGTTATCCAACGTGCAGGCACGCCTGCGCAAAATACGCGGCCTGCGCCAGCGCTTAGAGGACTTGCCGGTGATGTATGAGCTGGCTGAAGAGGAGGGAGAGGGGCTCGATCTAGCCGACGCGGAGCGGGCAGAGCTTAAGGATGCCATCGCCTCCTTAGAGGTCACCACCATGCTGTCCGGGGAATACGATCAGCGTGAGGCCGTGATTAATATCCGCTCCGGGGCGGGCGGCGTGGACGCGGCCGACTGGGCCGAGATGCTCATGCGCATGTACATCCGCTGGGCGGAAAAACATGAGCACGCGGTGGACGTCTATGACATTTCTTATGCGGAGGAAGCGGGCATCAAGTCGGCCACCTTCGTCGTTCACGGGGACTATATGTACGGCCAGCTCTCGGTGGAGCAGGGTGCCCACCGCCTGGTGCGCATCAGCCCCTTTGACAATCAGGCCCGCCGCCAAACGTCCTTTGCAGAGGTGGAGGTCCTGCCGGTGGTTGAGCAGACAGACCACATTGATATCCCGGACGCAGACGTCCGCGTGGACGTCTTCCGCTCCTCTGGTCCCGGCGGGCAGTCCGTGAACACCACGGATTCTGCGGTTCGCCTGACGCACACCCCCACGGGCATCGTGGTGACCTGCCAAAATGAGAAGTCCCAGATCCAAAACAAGGCCTCCGCCATGCGGGTGTTGCAGGCCAAGCTGTTGGAGCGCAAGCGCCAGGAGGAGCGCGCGGAGATGGATGCCCTTGGTGCCGGGGGCAATGCGTCCTGGGGCAACCAAATGCGCTCCTACGTGCTGCATCCTTATCAGATGGTCAAGGATTTGCGCACCGGATATGAGACCGGGGATCCTTCCTCCGTGCTGGACGGCAACATTGATGAGCTGCTGGAGTCGGGCATCCGCTGGCGGATGGCGCAGCACAGCGAGGCCGAGCACGCCTAG
- the ftsE gene encoding cell division ATP-binding protein FtsE, producing MITFDSVTKVYKTSTRPALNNVSLQIDKGDFVFLIGPSGSGKSTFLELLIREERLTSGDLYIGDFHVNKLRGSQVNQLRRGIGYVFQDFRLLPKLSVYDNVAFALEVIGAKKKQIARAVPETLELVGLAAKANRLPSELSGGERQRVAIARAFVNRPQVLLADEPTGNLDPDTSDGIMNLLTLINRTGTTVIASTHNARAVNDMRRRVIELKLGQLVRDDAHGVYGEAH from the coding sequence GTGATCACGTTTGACTCCGTAACCAAGGTGTACAAAACCTCGACGCGGCCAGCCCTCAACAACGTCTCGCTGCAGATAGACAAGGGGGACTTCGTCTTTCTCATCGGGCCCTCCGGCTCCGGCAAGTCCACGTTCCTAGAGCTGCTCATCCGTGAAGAACGCCTGACGTCGGGAGACCTCTACATCGGGGACTTCCACGTCAACAAGCTGCGCGGCAGCCAGGTCAACCAACTACGCCGCGGCATCGGCTACGTCTTCCAGGACTTCCGCCTGCTGCCCAAACTGAGCGTCTATGACAACGTCGCCTTCGCGCTGGAGGTCATTGGCGCGAAGAAGAAGCAGATTGCCCGCGCGGTGCCGGAAACCCTTGAACTCGTTGGACTGGCGGCCAAAGCGAATCGCCTGCCCAGCGAACTGTCCGGCGGTGAGCGCCAGCGGGTGGCTATCGCGCGCGCCTTTGTCAACCGCCCTCAGGTGCTCCTGGCGGACGAGCCCACCGGCAACCTTGACCCAGATACGTCCGACGGCATCATGAACCTGCTGACCCTGATCAACCGCACCGGCACCACGGTCATCGCCTCGACCCACAACGCCCGGGCCGTCAATGACATGCGCCGCCGAGTCATCGAACTGAAACTCGGACAGCTCGTTCGCGATGACGCCCACGGCGTCTACGGCGAGGCCCACTGA
- the ftsX gene encoding permease-like cell division protein FtsX: MKFGFVLREALHGLGRNITMTIALVITTAISLALLATGLLVTNMTEDTKQIYLDRVEVMIQFDDEVSAKDSTCTSSECAAVKDALEGADGVESVTFRSRDQSYDRFVEVFGNTDPDLVKETSKDALPAALHVRLTDPLDTTPLDKVRNMSHVAEVVDQVDDLQGATDNLDSVRNATFLLAAVQAIAAIFLIANMVQIAAYNRRDEIAIMRMVGASRWYTQAPFVLEAVAATVIGGILSTVGLFLGKQLVVDKALSGLYEAQLLAPVTSADIWLVIPGVVILGIIFAALTAQFTLRAYVRN; the protein is encoded by the coding sequence ATGAAGTTCGGATTTGTCTTACGCGAAGCCCTTCACGGGCTGGGTCGCAACATCACCATGACCATCGCCTTGGTGATCACCACAGCGATCTCCCTGGCCCTTCTGGCCACAGGTCTGCTGGTGACCAACATGACAGAAGACACCAAGCAGATCTACCTCGACCGCGTGGAGGTGATGATCCAATTCGATGACGAGGTCTCCGCCAAGGACTCCACCTGCACGAGCTCCGAATGCGCCGCCGTCAAGGACGCCCTGGAAGGCGCCGACGGCGTCGAATCGGTCACCTTCCGCTCCCGCGACCAGTCCTACGACCGCTTTGTCGAAGTGTTTGGCAACACCGACCCAGACCTGGTCAAGGAAACCTCCAAGGACGCGCTGCCCGCGGCCCTGCACGTCCGCCTGACGGACCCGCTGGACACCACCCCCCTGGACAAGGTTCGCAACATGAGCCATGTCGCTGAGGTTGTCGATCAAGTCGATGACCTCCAGGGCGCCACGGACAACCTCGACTCCGTGCGCAATGCCACCTTCTTGCTCGCCGCCGTCCAGGCCATCGCCGCGATCTTCCTCATCGCCAACATGGTCCAAATCGCCGCCTACAACCGGCGCGATGAGATTGCCATCATGCGCATGGTCGGCGCGTCCCGCTGGTACACCCAGGCCCCCTTCGTCCTGGAGGCCGTGGCCGCCACCGTCATCGGCGGAATCCTGTCGACCGTGGGACTGTTCCTGGGCAAGCAGCTGGTGGTGGACAAGGCGCTCAGCGGCCTGTATGAAGCCCAGTTGCTCGCCCCAGTGACCAGCGCAGATATCTGGCTTGTCATCCCGGGCGTGGTCATCCTTGGCATCATCTTCGCCGCCCTGACCGCGCAATTCACACTGCGCGCTTACGTGCGGAATTAA
- the smpB gene encoding SsrA-binding protein SmpB produces MAKKKKKASGSRASSNAVGMTIATNRKARHDYNILDTYECGIQLVGTEVKSLREGKASLVEAFATIDDGEVWLRNLHIPEYSHGSWMNHSPRRVRKLLLHRREIDSIMGRVRDGRRTLVPLKLYFKDGRLKVELGLAEGKQDYDKRQDIKRRTEEREIVRDMGRKIKGVHA; encoded by the coding sequence ATGGCAAAGAAAAAGAAGAAGGCCTCCGGCTCCCGGGCGAGCTCCAACGCGGTTGGCATGACCATTGCTACCAACCGCAAAGCTCGCCATGACTACAACATCCTGGACACCTACGAGTGCGGAATCCAGCTGGTAGGAACCGAGGTCAAATCCCTGCGCGAAGGCAAAGCCTCCCTGGTAGAGGCCTTTGCCACCATCGACGATGGCGAAGTCTGGCTGCGCAACCTCCACATCCCGGAATACTCGCACGGGTCCTGGATGAACCACTCGCCGCGGCGTGTGCGCAAGCTGCTCCTGCACCGCCGAGAAATCGACTCCATCATGGGCCGCGTGCGCGACGGCCGCCGCACCCTCGTTCCGCTGAAGCTCTACTTCAAGGACGGCCGACTCAAAGTCGAGCTGGGCCTGGCAGAGGGCAAGCAGGACTATGACAAGCGCCAAGACATCAAGCGCCGCACCGAAGAGCGCGAAATCGTCCGCGACATGGGACGCAAGATTAAGGGCGTCCACGCGTGA
- a CDS encoding DUF488 domain-containing protein → MKCTLLNVRDYIADPDAAHGPVILVDRLWPRGIAKAVFTPDFWLKGAAPSTRLRTWFHHDPQRFPEFAQRYRAELSTSDDPDLEQLLTLIDASEVTLVYAARDRTNNHARVLADWLDDACHSPRT, encoded by the coding sequence GTGAAGTGCACCCTCCTCAACGTCCGTGACTACATCGCTGACCCGGATGCCGCGCACGGCCCGGTGATCCTAGTGGATCGGCTCTGGCCGCGCGGCATAGCCAAAGCCGTATTCACCCCAGACTTCTGGCTCAAAGGCGCGGCCCCCTCGACGCGACTGCGCACCTGGTTCCACCACGATCCGCAGCGTTTCCCCGAGTTCGCACAACGCTACCGCGCCGAGCTATCAACCAGCGACGACCCGGACCTCGAGCAGCTGCTCACGCTCATCGACGCCTCCGAGGTCACCCTTGTCTACGCCGCCCGCGACCGCACCAACAACCACGCCCGAGTGCTTGCAGACTGGCTCGATGACGCTTGCCACAGCCCCCGGACGTGA